A stretch of Gorilla gorilla gorilla isolate KB3781 chromosome 9, NHGRI_mGorGor1-v2.1_pri, whole genome shotgun sequence DNA encodes these proteins:
- the TMEM179B gene encoding transmembrane protein 179B isoform X2: MALSWLQRVELALFAAAFLCGAVAAAAMTRTQGSFSGRCALYGVATLNGSSLALSRPSAPSLCYFVAGASGLLALYCLLLLLFWIYSSCIEDSHRGAIGLRIALAISAIAVFLVLVSACILRFGTRSLCNSIISLNTTISCSEAQKIPWIPPGTALQFYSNLHNAEVRPKDRRPLLG; this comes from the exons ATGGCGCTGTCCTGGCTGCAGCGCGTCGAGCTTGCGCTCTTTGCTGCCGCCTTCCTGTGCGGGGCCGTGGCCGCCGCGGCGATGACTCGGACCCAG GGCTCCTTCAGTGGTAGATGTGCCCTGTATGGTGTGGCCACCCTGAATGGCTCCTCCCTGGCCTTATCCCGTCCCTCAGCACCATCCCTGTGCTACTTTGTGGCTGGGGCCTCTGGCCTCTTGGCCCTCTACTGCCTCCTGCTTTTGCTCTTCTGGATCTACAGCAGCTGCATCGAGGACTCCCACAG AGGTGCTATAGGGCTGCGCATTGCACTGGCCATCTCAGCTATAGCCGTCTTCCTGGTCTTGGTGTCTGCTTGTATCCTTCGATTTGGCACCAGGTCTCTCTGCAACTCCATCATCTCCTTGAACACTACAATTAG CTGTTCTGAAGCCCAGAAAATTCCATGGATACCCCCTGGAACTGCTCTGCAGTTTTACTCCAACCTACACAATGCTGAAGTGAGACCCAAGGATAGA AGACCTCTTCTTGGGTGA
- the TMEM179B gene encoding transmembrane protein 179B isoform X1: MALSWLQRVELALFAAAFLCGAVAAAAMTRTQGSFSGRCALYGVATLNGSSLALSRPSAPSLCYFVAGASGLLALYCLLLLLFWIYSSCIEDSHRGAIGLRIALAISAIAVFLVLVSACILRFGTRSLCNSIISLNTTISCSEAQKIPWIPPGTALQFYSNLHNAETSSWVNLVLWCVVLVLQVVQWKSEATPYRPLERGDPEWSSETDALVGSRLSHS, translated from the exons ATGGCGCTGTCCTGGCTGCAGCGCGTCGAGCTTGCGCTCTTTGCTGCCGCCTTCCTGTGCGGGGCCGTGGCCGCCGCGGCGATGACTCGGACCCAG GGCTCCTTCAGTGGTAGATGTGCCCTGTATGGTGTGGCCACCCTGAATGGCTCCTCCCTGGCCTTATCCCGTCCCTCAGCACCATCCCTGTGCTACTTTGTGGCTGGGGCCTCTGGCCTCTTGGCCCTCTACTGCCTCCTGCTTTTGCTCTTCTGGATCTACAGCAGCTGCATCGAGGACTCCCACAG AGGTGCTATAGGGCTGCGCATTGCACTGGCCATCTCAGCTATAGCCGTCTTCCTGGTCTTGGTGTCTGCTTGTATCCTTCGATTTGGCACCAGGTCTCTCTGCAACTCCATCATCTCCTTGAACACTACAATTAG CTGTTCTGAAGCCCAGAAAATTCCATGGATACCCCCTGGAACTGCTCTGCAGTTTTACTCCAACCTACACAATGCTGAA ACCTCTTCTTGGGTGAATTTGGTATTGTGGTGTGTGGTCTTGGTGCTCCAGGTCGTGCAGTGGAAGTCTGAAGCCACCCCATACCGGCCTCTGGAGAGGGGTGACCCTGAGTGGAGCTCTGAGACAGATGCTCTCGTTGGGTCACGCCTTTCCCATTCCTGA
- the TMEM223 gene encoding transmembrane protein 223 isoform X1: MAAPWRRWATGLLAVLRPLLTCRPLLTCRPLQGATLQRDVLLFEHDRGRFFTILGLFCAGQGVFWASMAVAAVSRPPVPVQPLDAEVPNRGPFDLRSALWRYGLAVGCGAIGALVLGAGLLFSLRSVRSVVLRAGGQQVTLTTHAPFGLGAHFTVPLKQVSCMAHRGEVPAMLPLKVKGRRFYFLLDKTGHFPNTKLFDNTVGAYRSL, translated from the exons ATGGCGGCGCCTTGGAGGCGATGGGCCACGGGGCTGCTAGCCGTGCTGCGGCCCCTGCTCACCTGCCGGCCCCTGCTCACCTGCCGGCCCCTGCAAGGCGCGACGCTGCAACGGGACGTGCTGCTCTTTGAGCATGATCGGGGCCGCTTCTTCACCATCCTCGGGCTGTTCTGCGCGGGCCAGGGCGTCTTCTGGGCCTCCATGGCTGTGGCAGCCGTGTCCCGGCCCCCGGTTCCGGTGCAGCCTCTGGATGCGGAGGTCCCAAATCGTGGCCCTTTCGACCTGCGCTCCGCGCTCTGGCGCTACGGTCTGGCCGTCGGCTGCGGCGCCATCG GAGCCCTTGTACTCGGTGCTggtcttctcttctctctccggTCTGTGCGCTCAGTGGTGCTTCGAGCTGGAGGGCAGCAGGTGACCCTCACCACTCATGCCCCCTTTGGCTTGGGGGCCCATTTCACAGTTCCTTTGAAGCAGGTATCTTGCATGGCCCACCGGGGTGAAGTCCCTGCCATGCTACCTCTGAAAGTCAAAGGCCGACGCTTCTATTTCCTCTTGGACAAAACTGGACACTTCCCTAACACAAAACTCTTTGACAATACCGTGGGTGCCTACCGGAGCTTGTGA